A region of Bacillota bacterium DNA encodes the following proteins:
- the mnmE gene encoding tRNA uridine-5-carboxymethylaminomethyl(34) synthesis GTPase MnmE — MAGKEKGSETDTIVAISTPVGVGGIGIVRFSGAGAFDIGQKVFRPRRRGEGEYPRSHRLYYGFVTDREGDILDEVMVSFMRAPTTYTKEDIVEINCHSGIVSLRAILNRVLEEGARLAEPGEFTRRAYLNGRIDLSQAESVLNLINARSEKALKHAAKFIKGDLSPEIRGLRDRIMDLIMHVEASIDFPEEVEDIDSGYLKAELDAVEEKVRGLYVSAERGTVFQEGLKVSIVGKPNVGKSSLLNTLIQKQRAIVTEIPGTTRDTLQEQLNIKGIPISLIDTAGIRKTRDPVEKMGVIRSREAIATADLVLLMMDASSGIGNEDLDIINIIKEEKKRYIVIVNKIDLGKVITNEAITNCLPEAKIIELSLKNKEGLDGLEESIASVVEEGHISSGESLMILNLRHKQALAEALDLFVEMGTDSKHKPLEVIAEELKGIEEKLGEITGETVSDDLLEKIFSNFCIGK, encoded by the coding sequence ATGGCAGGGAAAGAAAAAGGCAGTGAAACAGATACCATTGTTGCAATCTCCACGCCGGTTGGGGTTGGGGGGATAGGGATTGTCCGCTTCAGCGGGGCGGGAGCTTTTGATATCGGGCAGAAGGTTTTCAGGCCCAGGAGGAGGGGCGAGGGGGAGTATCCGCGTTCCCACCGCCTGTATTACGGGTTTGTAACAGACAGGGAAGGGGATATTCTGGACGAGGTCATGGTCTCATTCATGAGGGCACCGACAACCTATACCAAAGAGGATATCGTGGAAATCAATTGCCACAGCGGCATTGTCTCCTTGAGGGCGATCCTCAACAGGGTTTTGGAGGAAGGCGCTCGGCTGGCCGAACCGGGTGAGTTCACCAGGAGGGCCTATCTGAACGGCCGTATAGACTTGAGCCAGGCCGAAAGCGTTCTGAATCTGATCAACGCCCGTTCGGAAAAAGCCCTTAAACATGCGGCAAAATTTATCAAGGGGGATCTCTCACCGGAGATAAGGGGATTGAGAGACAGGATCATGGATCTGATCATGCATGTTGAAGCATCCATAGATTTCCCGGAGGAAGTGGAGGATATTGATTCCGGTTACCTGAAAGCGGAACTGGACGCAGTGGAGGAGAAGGTCCGCGGCCTGTATGTGAGTGCGGAAAGAGGAACGGTATTCCAGGAAGGGCTAAAAGTGTCGATCGTTGGAAAGCCGAACGTCGGCAAATCTTCACTGCTCAATACCCTGATTCAGAAACAGAGAGCCATCGTTACGGAAATACCGGGGACAACCAGGGACACCCTCCAGGAACAATTGAATATCAAGGGTATTCCCATCTCTTTGATTGATACGGCCGGAATAAGAAAAACACGTGACCCTGTTGAAAAAATGGGGGTAATCCGCTCGAGGGAAGCAATTGCCACGGCGGACCTGGTATTGTTGATGATGGATGCATCCTCGGGCATCGGAAATGAGGATCTGGATATTATCAACATCATCAAGGAAGAAAAGAAAAGGTACATTGTAATTGTGAACAAGATCGATCTGGGCAAGGTCATTACCAATGAAGCGATAACCAACTGTCTTCCCGAAGCCAAAATAATCGAGCTTTCGCTCAAAAACAAGGAAGGCCTGGATGGGCTTGAGGAGAGCATCGCCTCTGTCGTGGAAGAAGGCCATATCTCATCCGGGGAAAGTTTGATGATCCTTAACTTGAGGCATAAACAGGCGCTCGCGGAAGCTCTGGATTTATTCGTAGAAATGGGTACGGATTCAAAGCACAAGCCCCTGGAAGTTATCGCCGAAGAGCTGAAGGGGATCGAGGAAAAACTGGGGGAAATAACCGGAGAAACGGTTTCCGACGATCTGTTGGAAAAGATATTTTCCAATTTCTGCATCGGGAAGTGA
- a CDS encoding protein jag: MNLKIEVTDKTVEGAIEKGLEELGIKRDNAQIEILSEPGTGFLGGLLGNKLAKISIAAKMEPQEYAEDVVSTVLSSMGLKGQVHVEQTEENIWIDVSGEKMGILIGRRGQTLNSLQYLVNIIVRRQYENFSGRVIVDAENYREERERSLIQLAQNVAYRAEKQHQAITLEPMNPQERRIIHISLKENPNINTYSTGEEPYRRVVISPAE; the protein is encoded by the coding sequence ATGAACCTGAAAATTGAAGTTACCGACAAAACGGTAGAAGGCGCTATTGAAAAAGGGCTCGAAGAACTGGGGATCAAAAGAGATAATGCGCAAATAGAGATATTGTCCGAGCCAGGGACGGGCTTCCTGGGGGGGTTGCTTGGAAACAAACTGGCCAAGATTTCCATCGCTGCGAAAATGGAGCCGCAGGAATACGCGGAAGATGTGGTCAGCACCGTTCTTTCATCGATGGGCCTGAAAGGGCAGGTACATGTGGAGCAGACAGAGGAAAATATATGGATAGATGTTTCGGGGGAAAAAATGGGCATCCTGATCGGACGCCGGGGACAGACACTCAACTCGTTGCAATATCTGGTCAATATCATTGTCCGGCGTCAGTACGAAAATTTTTCCGGCAGGGTCATTGTCGATGCGGAAAATTATCGGGAAGAAAGGGAACGCTCACTCATTCAGCTGGCGCAAAATGTGGCTTACAGGGCCGAGAAACAGCACCAGGCCATAACACTGGAACCGATGAATCCTCAAGAAAGACGTATAATCCATATTTCCCTGAAAGAAAATCCGAACATAAATACATACAGCACCGGGGAAGAACCGTACCGGAGGGTGGTTATTTCCCCGGCGGAATAA
- a CDS encoding membrane protein insertase YidC — MGELFNAIASFFSIIFSYIYTVVPNFGVTIILFTILVKLVIFPLNNQQIRSARRMQLLQPELKKIQQKHKDNKEKQNEEVMKFMQENKVNPFAGCVPLLIQFPILLGVFTMLKNIESFGITELAHFNPYIFPFLAGTSFDWGNLLLIDSFYILPALAGITTYLYSRLSMTDPNQKMFLYLMPVMLFYFALKLPSGLVLYWVINNFLSVGQHYYLNSRDKKEAEVVSK, encoded by the coding sequence ATGGGTGAGCTTTTCAATGCGATCGCATCATTTTTCAGTATTATTTTCAGTTATATTTATACGGTCGTGCCGAATTTTGGCGTCACGATCATCCTTTTCACCATTCTGGTCAAACTGGTAATATTTCCACTTAACAATCAGCAAATAAGGTCAGCCAGAAGGATGCAGTTGCTCCAGCCGGAACTGAAGAAGATCCAGCAGAAACACAAGGACAACAAGGAAAAACAAAACGAAGAAGTAATGAAATTCATGCAAGAAAACAAGGTTAACCCGTTCGCCGGATGTGTCCCCCTGCTGATCCAGTTTCCCATTCTGCTGGGCGTCTTTACCATGTTGAAAAACATAGAGTCTTTTGGCATTACCGAGCTGGCACATTTCAATCCCTATATTTTCCCCTTTCTGGCCGGCACCTCTTTTGATTGGGGCAACCTGTTGTTGATCGACTCTTTCTATATCTTGCCGGCCCTGGCGGGGATCACGACTTATCTTTATTCCAGATTGAGCATGACCGATCCCAACCAGAAAATGTTTCTTTATTTGATGCCGGTGATGCTATTTTATTTTGCCCTCAAGCTTCCATCGGGACTGGTGTTGTACTGGGTGATAAACAACTTTCTATCCGTGGGACAGCATTATTATCTGAATAGCAGGGATAAGAAAGAAGCGGAGGTAGTGAGCAAATGA
- the yidD gene encoding membrane protein insertion efficiency factor YidD — MKTVFLYLISFYQRFISPLFPRTCRFYPTCSQYCYEAISKYGAIKGGFMGLCRLMKCHPFHPGGYNPVK, encoded by the coding sequence ATGAAAACAGTATTTTTGTATCTGATCAGTTTTTACCAGAGATTTATTTCTCCTCTTTTTCCCCGTACCTGCCGATTTTACCCTACCTGTTCCCAGTACTGCTACGAGGCAATCAGCAAATATGGCGCTATCAAGGGCGGATTTATGGGGTTATGCAGACTTATGAAATGCCATCCTTTTCACCCAGGCGGTTATAACCCGGTAAAATAA
- the rnpA gene encoding ribonuclease P protein component gives MKEKINRIRKNHEFMRVYREGRRIPGRYSVLVFIKNGLEINRFGFSISKKVGISVRRHHIKRLYVESLRRMEGNLKKGYDFVVIARRQAATMDYHDCYKELENMLHRLRLWSDGGRVG, from the coding sequence ATGAAAGAAAAAATAAACAGAATACGAAAAAACCATGAATTTATGCGCGTTTACAGGGAGGGACGGAGGATACCGGGCCGCTACAGTGTCCTGGTTTTTATAAAAAACGGGCTTGAAATAAACAGGTTTGGGTTTTCCATCAGCAAGAAGGTGGGCATAAGTGTTCGACGCCATCATATCAAAAGGCTGTATGTCGAATCTTTGCGGCGCATGGAGGGGAACCTAAAAAAAGGATATGACTTTGTAGTTATAGCCCGCAGGCAGGCAGCGACGATGGATTATCATGATTGTTACAAGGAATTGGAAAACATGTTGCACAGGTTGCGACTGTGGAGTGATGGAGGAAGGGTTGGATGA
- the rpmH gene encoding 50S ribosomal protein L34 has translation MKRTYQPKKRKRKKVHGFMQRMSTRGGRRIIRRRRLKKRKVLTA, from the coding sequence ATGAAGAGGACTTACCAACCCAAAAAACGCAAGAGAAAAAAGGTACATGGCTTTATGCAGAGAATGAGTACCAGGGGGGGGCGCAGGATAATCAGGCGCCGCCGCCTCAAAAAAAGAAAGGTGCTCACTGCCTGA